The Cyclobacteriaceae bacterium genome includes a region encoding these proteins:
- a CDS encoding DUF4249 domain-containing protein produces the protein MKSQKEVGLFWRIKFRWLLVFVLLSACVDHLDITLPEVQPIMIIEGKITDDPGPYTVLISKGVSLEDDSLLRVPIERAKIKLYDDLGNSEDMVENTPGEYMSTGVIRGQIGHSYHIGVEMADGGVFISEPDLLSPVGEIEAIKYEFEARSIERPYIVEPANIFKIFVDAKAIPGDKNYVRWKFTGTYKVITRPELHTYYLQGVRISDPRPCSGYVVRPGSSQIVKVDECTCCTCWITEYESTPHLSDGQFISGDSYKNVRIGDVQISTESFFEKYLVEAEQMSLSKNAFEFFSLVRKQKSEPSNIFQAPMGNIAGNISSSNSQIPYIGIFWATSIKTRSIYIERSAIPYNLPPPKFIPESCLAYFKNSSTTKPPLWQ, from the coding sequence ATGAAAAGTCAAAAAGAAGTTGGCTTGTTTTGGAGGATAAAGTTCCGGTGGTTACTGGTGTTTGTGCTCTTAAGCGCCTGTGTAGATCATTTGGATATTACGCTCCCTGAAGTACAGCCGATTATGATCATTGAAGGAAAGATCACCGATGATCCGGGGCCATACACCGTACTGATCTCGAAGGGGGTTTCTCTTGAAGATGACTCGCTTCTTCGTGTGCCTATTGAGAGGGCGAAGATCAAGTTGTATGACGATCTGGGAAATTCTGAGGATATGGTGGAGAATACTCCCGGAGAGTATATGTCGACGGGAGTTATCCGCGGACAGATTGGGCATTCCTATCATATTGGTGTGGAGATGGCGGACGGCGGAGTTTTTATTTCAGAGCCTGATCTTCTCTCGCCGGTGGGTGAAATTGAAGCAATCAAATATGAATTTGAAGCAAGATCCATTGAGCGCCCCTACATTGTTGAGCCAGCCAACATTTTTAAAATTTTCGTTGACGCGAAAGCAATACCTGGCGATAAGAATTATGTTCGATGGAAGTTCACGGGAACTTATAAAGTAATAACAAGACCAGAACTTCATACCTATTATCTTCAGGGGGTTCGCATCTCGGATCCAAGACCCTGCAGTGGCTATGTCGTTCGACCGGGCAGCAGTCAAATTGTGAAAGTAGATGAGTGCACGTGCTGCACTTGCTGGATCACAGAGTATGAATCTACACCCCATCTGTCGGATGGACAGTTTATCAGTGGGGACAGCTATAAAAATGTACGGATAGGAGATGTGCAGATCAGTACAGAATCTTTTTTTGAGAAATACCTGGTGGAGGCTGAGCAGATGAGTCTCTCCAAAAACGCATTTGAGTTTTTTTCTTTGGTACGAAAGCAAAAGAGTGAGCCTTCCAATATTTTCCAGGCGCCGATGGGAAATATTGCAGGTAATATATCATCTTCCAATTCCCAAATACCTTATATCGGAATATTCTGGGCAACTTCTATAAAAACGAGATCCATATATATTGAAAGGAGTGCAATTCCTTATAATCTTCCTCCTCCTAAATTCATTCCTGAATCGTGTCTTGCTTATTTTAAAAACTCATCGACTACGAAGCCTCCTTTGTGGCAGTGA
- a CDS encoding DUF4249 domain-containing protein gives MKGSLLKRLKTQWIFTFIILGACVEPIEFKVPPAQLQTTIEGMISDGPGPYIVKISEGISLEDDSLVRVPIRNAKVKLYDDEGHIENLTENAPGDYYTGGVIQGRVGHAYHITIETSDGKLFESEPEIINPVGAIDDIRFEYESRSVEENFGTIAKDVFNIYIDSKTIPGNDNFVRWRFTGTYKVLTYPELHWIWALGYVLPDPYPCSGWAYIGRTYAEQVAPCSCCICWAHDYEDKPQLSDGQLISGDRFNNVKVGEVAITPASFYEKYLVDVEQMSLSKTAFEFFKLIRSQKEGSSSLFQPPSGIIKGNIKATNSSTPVVGIFWATSIKTKSIFIQRSSVPYPITQIAQIRYPCQWYPYATTQQPPNW, from the coding sequence ATGAAAGGTAGTTTGTTAAAAAGACTAAAGACTCAATGGATTTTCACATTCATCATTCTGGGTGCATGTGTGGAGCCTATTGAGTTCAAGGTGCCGCCAGCACAACTTCAGACAACCATTGAGGGAATGATATCTGACGGTCCAGGACCTTACATTGTGAAGATATCAGAGGGAATAAGTCTGGAGGATGATTCCCTGGTCAGAGTTCCGATCAGGAATGCCAAGGTCAAGCTTTATGATGATGAAGGTCATATTGAAAACCTTACTGAAAATGCGCCGGGTGATTATTATACAGGAGGGGTCATTCAGGGAAGAGTTGGTCACGCGTACCATATCACAATAGAGACGAGTGATGGAAAGTTATTTGAATCTGAGCCTGAGATCATAAATCCTGTAGGTGCCATTGACGATATTCGCTTTGAGTATGAATCGAGATCTGTGGAGGAGAATTTTGGGACGATAGCAAAAGATGTTTTTAATATTTACATAGATTCAAAGACTATACCTGGGAATGATAATTTCGTACGATGGAGATTTACCGGAACATATAAAGTACTCACATACCCGGAGCTCCACTGGATCTGGGCGCTGGGCTATGTGTTGCCAGATCCCTACCCATGCAGCGGATGGGCATATATCGGAAGGACCTATGCAGAGCAGGTAGCTCCATGTTCTTGCTGTATTTGCTGGGCTCATGATTATGAAGATAAGCCACAGCTGTCGGATGGTCAATTAATCTCTGGTGACCGATTCAATAATGTGAAGGTGGGTGAAGTTGCTATTACCCCTGCATCATTTTATGAGAAGTACCTTGTGGATGTGGAGCAAATGAGTCTTTCCAAAACTGCATTTGAGTTCTTTAAGCTCATTCGTTCTCAAAAGGAAGGATCCTCAAGTCTGTTTCAGCCGCCATCCGGGATCATCAAAGGAAATATTAAAGCGACCAACTCGTCAACGCCTGTCGTAGGAATTTTCTGGGCGACTTCCATTAAGACTAAATCGATCTTCATTCAAAGAAGTAGTGTGCCGTACCCTATTACTCAGATTGCACAGATCAGATATCCGTGCCAGTGGTATCCTTATGCAACAACACAACAACCCCCCAATTGGTAA
- a CDS encoding penicillin-binding protein — translation MSRLSDYYFIIIQFLKSPWSWKKGFILLGTVLTAMIVGIFFLFILIWTGALGSLPNKEELSLLENPTASEVYSADSVLLGQYFIQERSNIRYEDLSPSAINALLATEDVRFYEHGAIDKRSLGRVFVKSLLFQQESSGGGSTLTQQLAKNLYPRRSYWVGSLVINKIREMIVASRLEKVYDKNEILTLYLNTISFGENTYGLESASRRFFSRSAKELSIDQSATLIGMLKATNYYNPRLSPERSLHRRNVVLEQMRKYDFITQEALDTLITRPIILDYRSINHHTGLAPYFRDYIREELVTWCNEYNSTHDKPLQLYTSGLKIYTTIDSRLQQYAEDAMQNQMTAIQKKFQQQWGKSDPLPIESSIVQNALKKSAHYQSLKAQGHSHDEIISLLKVPTNMNILTVDGEKEMMMSPIDSIRHYLKFLSAGLLAMDPRDGSVRVWIGGTNHEYFQFDHIHESTKRQVGSTFKPIVYAAALEQGMDPCDYISAGKTTYTNMEDWAPKNSGDNYERKYSMGGALAYSVNTVSVRVLEKAGIGNTISLARRMGIKSTLPAVPSIALGTADISMIELVSAYTGFANQGNVVKPYYITSITTHQNEVLESYKASPSTRALSSENAQLILHMLRNAVNEGTSSSLRSQFGLTNDIGGKTGTTQSNTDGWFMAITPKLVIGSWVGADQPLLHFKSTSMGQGARTALPIVGEFLQHVNRDKDLSSIAYARFPDLSSDLQRKLSCESFKSDKNIFNRIFGTSRKEKKRDFGKPAKKGFFKKLLGKS, via the coding sequence GTGAGCAGACTATCTGACTATTACTTCATTATCATTCAGTTTTTAAAAAGCCCCTGGTCCTGGAAAAAAGGATTCATACTCCTCGGAACAGTCCTTACCGCTATGATTGTCGGTATATTCTTTCTATTTATCCTCATATGGACAGGCGCATTGGGATCATTACCCAATAAGGAAGAACTGTCTTTGCTGGAAAATCCAACCGCTTCAGAAGTCTATAGTGCCGACAGCGTTTTACTTGGACAGTATTTTATACAGGAACGATCAAACATCCGGTATGAAGATCTTTCACCGTCTGCCATCAATGCTCTTCTTGCTACAGAAGATGTCCGCTTTTATGAACACGGGGCAATTGACAAGAGAAGTTTGGGAAGAGTCTTTGTCAAAAGCCTGCTCTTCCAACAGGAATCATCCGGAGGCGGAAGCACACTAACACAACAACTTGCCAAGAATCTTTATCCCAGGAGATCATATTGGGTGGGATCACTGGTCATCAACAAAATCAGGGAAATGATTGTCGCATCAAGACTTGAAAAAGTTTACGATAAAAATGAGATTCTTACACTCTACCTCAATACCATTTCTTTTGGCGAAAATACATATGGTCTGGAGTCTGCATCCAGAAGATTTTTCTCGCGATCAGCAAAAGAATTATCCATAGATCAATCCGCAACACTCATTGGAATGCTGAAGGCCACCAATTATTACAATCCAAGATTATCACCAGAAAGATCACTTCACAGAAGAAACGTCGTACTTGAACAAATGCGTAAGTATGATTTCATCACCCAGGAAGCTCTCGATACACTGATCACACGTCCTATCATACTGGACTATAGAAGTATTAATCACCATACGGGCCTTGCCCCTTACTTCAGAGATTACATACGTGAGGAGCTTGTAACATGGTGTAATGAATACAACAGTACTCATGATAAACCTCTCCAGTTGTACACCAGTGGGTTGAAAATATACACAACCATTGATTCCCGTCTTCAGCAATATGCTGAAGACGCCATGCAAAATCAGATGACTGCTATTCAGAAAAAATTCCAGCAGCAATGGGGAAAATCGGATCCACTGCCGATTGAATCTTCTATTGTGCAGAATGCGCTGAAAAAATCAGCTCATTATCAATCCCTCAAAGCACAGGGACATTCTCATGATGAGATCATCTCCTTGCTGAAAGTTCCAACCAACATGAACATTCTTACCGTCGATGGAGAAAAAGAAATGATGATGAGTCCAATTGATTCAATCCGTCATTATCTGAAATTCCTGAGCGCAGGATTATTGGCTATGGATCCACGCGATGGTTCAGTACGGGTATGGATAGGAGGAACCAATCACGAGTATTTTCAATTCGATCACATTCATGAATCTACCAAAAGACAGGTGGGATCCACATTTAAACCCATCGTTTATGCAGCGGCTCTTGAACAGGGAATGGATCCCTGCGATTACATCTCTGCTGGTAAAACCACTTACACCAACATGGAAGATTGGGCACCGAAAAATTCCGGAGACAACTACGAAAGAAAATACTCCATGGGTGGAGCATTGGCATATTCCGTTAATACTGTTTCCGTCAGAGTGCTTGAAAAGGCAGGCATTGGCAATACCATCAGTCTCGCAAGAAGAATGGGAATCAAAAGCACTTTGCCCGCAGTACCCAGCATTGCTTTGGGTACAGCTGACATTTCAATGATAGAACTGGTGAGCGCCTATACAGGATTTGCCAACCAGGGGAATGTCGTGAAGCCATACTACATTACCAGTATCACCACACATCAGAATGAAGTGCTGGAGTCTTACAAAGCATCACCTTCCACGCGGGCGCTTTCTTCCGAGAATGCTCAACTCATTCTGCACATGCTAAGGAATGCCGTGAATGAAGGAACAAGCTCTTCACTCCGCAGCCAGTTTGGGTTGACGAATGACATTGGAGGTAAAACAGGAACTACTCAATCCAACACGGATGGATGGTTCATGGCGATCACTCCAAAGCTCGTGATTGGATCATGGGTTGGGGCCGACCAACCATTACTCCATTTTAAATCAACCTCGATGGGTCAGGGAGCAAGAACTGCTTTGCCCATCGTTGGAGAATTTTTACAACATGTAAACCGGGATAAAGATCTGTCAAGCATCGCCTATGCGCGTTTTCCTGATCTGTCATCCGACTTACAGAGAAAACTCTCCTGTGAGTCTTTCAAGTCCGATAAGAATATTTTCAACAGGATCTTCGGCACATCCCGCAAGGAGAAGAAAAGAGATTTTGGGAAACCCGCCAAGAAGGGATTCTTTAAAAAACTCTTGGGAAAAAGCTGA
- a CDS encoding BON domain-containing protein: MRNSSFDSDRNEQSHRGKGPKGYKRSDERITEDVNDRLSDDQHIDASNIEVSVEKGEVTLKGTVSRREEKRHAEDIIESISGVTNVENKIRVSSERSSGSSKDLSDSRESKSEMTSEKSRSKNGVHA, encoded by the coding sequence ATGAGAAACAGTTCTTTTGATTCTGATAGAAATGAACAATCACATCGTGGAAAGGGACCGAAGGGTTATAAACGTTCTGATGAGCGTATTACAGAAGATGTGAACGACAGACTTTCAGATGACCAGCACATTGATGCGTCAAATATTGAAGTGTCAGTTGAGAAAGGTGAGGTAACACTGAAAGGTACTGTTTCCAGACGTGAAGAGAAGCGTCATGCTGAAGATATCATTGAATCTATTTCAGGAGTAACCAATGTTGAGAATAAGATCCGTGTATCAAGCGAGAGATCTTCAGGTTCTTCAAAGGATTTATCTGATTCAAGGGAATCTAAATCAGAAATGACATCTGAGAAATCACGAAGCAAAAACGGAGTTCATGCTTAA
- a CDS encoding endonuclease produces the protein MPEGPSILIAKEKLSELKGKKIISVTGDAKIDMVRIIGNRITDLKSWGKHFLICFPKFFLRIHFMMFGTYRLNERKAAHPRLRLAYKEGEVNFYTCIITLHEGLPADFYDWEKDIMSHQWNSRKAKNSLKILDKAMVCDVLLDQSIFSGVGNIIKNESLFRARIHPESRVGALPPVKVTAMIKEAHDYSFDFYRWKKINELSKHFLVYEKSDCPRCKIPLVKKYIGKGKRLTCFCSNCQILYR, from the coding sequence ATGCCCGAAGGCCCTTCCATTCTTATTGCTAAAGAAAAATTATCAGAGTTGAAGGGAAAGAAGATAATTTCGGTCACGGGCGATGCGAAAATTGACATGGTTAGGATCATTGGCAACCGTATCACTGATCTGAAAAGTTGGGGAAAGCACTTCCTGATCTGCTTTCCAAAATTCTTCCTTCGCATTCACTTTATGATGTTTGGAACTTACCGTCTTAACGAAAGAAAAGCAGCACACCCACGACTTCGGCTTGCATATAAAGAAGGTGAGGTAAATTTTTACACCTGTATCATCACTCTTCATGAAGGTTTGCCTGCCGATTTTTATGATTGGGAAAAGGATATTATGTCTCACCAATGGAATTCCCGCAAAGCAAAGAATTCATTGAAAATACTGGATAAGGCAATGGTCTGTGATGTTCTGCTGGATCAAAGTATTTTTTCAGGGGTTGGGAACATTATTAAAAATGAGTCACTCTTCCGCGCCAGAATTCATCCTGAATCAAGAGTTGGCGCTCTACCGCCCGTCAAGGTCACAGCGATGATCAAAGAAGCGCACGATTACAGCTTTGATTTTTATCGCTGGAAAAAAATAAATGAACTCAGTAAGCATTTTCTGGTCTATGAAAAAAGCGATTGTCCCAGATGCAAGATCCCTTTAGTCAAAAAATACATTGGAAAAGGAAAAAGACTAACATGCTTTTGCTCCAATTGTCAGATTCTCTATCGTTAG
- a CDS encoding DUF72 domain-containing protein, which produces MSYKIGCSGYYYPSWKNKFYPKGIQPKEWLTYYSSVFNTVELNGAFYKTPSLASLRKYSTGTPDDFCFSVKMSKSITHYSKLKETRQLILDFQDLIEEGLQKKLMHFLFQLPPSFHYSEENLERIINNIPNEQRNVVEFRHPSWWNEKVTEAFENANLTFCNIDFPGMKTSFVHTSPSFYLRLHGNPELFKSSYNINELQKIYRSFPTHCKSHAVYFNNTYYEAGYTNASQLMEISNSKSTQPIIQSIH; this is translated from the coding sequence ATGAGCTATAAAATAGGATGTTCAGGATACTATTATCCTTCCTGGAAAAATAAATTCTATCCAAAAGGAATTCAGCCAAAAGAATGGCTGACATACTATAGTTCGGTTTTTAATACCGTTGAATTAAACGGAGCCTTCTACAAAACACCTTCTCTTGCAAGTTTGAGGAAGTATTCAACTGGCACTCCGGACGATTTTTGCTTTTCTGTTAAAATGAGCAAGAGCATCACTCATTATAGCAAGCTTAAAGAAACAAGGCAACTCATTCTGGATTTTCAGGATTTAATCGAAGAAGGTCTTCAAAAAAAATTAATGCACTTCCTTTTTCAGCTTCCGCCCTCATTTCACTATTCAGAAGAAAATCTCGAAAGAATTATTAATAACATTCCCAATGAACAAAGAAATGTAGTCGAGTTCAGACACCCGTCCTGGTGGAATGAAAAGGTAACGGAGGCATTTGAAAATGCTAACCTGACTTTTTGCAATATTGACTTTCCTGGAATGAAAACTTCATTTGTTCATACATCTCCTTCATTCTACCTCAGACTTCACGGCAATCCCGAACTTTTCAAATCATCTTATAATATCAACGAATTGCAGAAGATATATCGAAGCTTTCCAACTCATTGTAAATCTCATGCAGTTTATTTTAATAATACCTATTATGAAGCAGGTTACACAAATGCCTCACAGTTAATGGAAATCAGCAATTCAAAAAGTACTCAACCCATTATTCAATCAATTCATTGA
- a CDS encoding DUF763 domain-containing protein → MPKLYFNNRRYADLPLHYGKVPLWLANRMSLLGGAIIESIVLEFGRSAVLSRLSDPFWFQSFGCALGMDWHSSGITTSVMGALKRSINPKFKELGIFIAGGKGKHSKETPSELIALSEKTGLKGLDLVSNSKLTAKVDNTAIQDGFQLYLHNFIVTKEGEWAVVQQGMNGLNGMARRYHWHSEKVVSFVENPHTFIYGKNQGEILNLVDLNANAAKASMLEMTKENPGLMLPEIQKIVMPSHHDVRAEDVNLKRLGAVLVLAHDREIKDFESLLLLEGVGPRTIQSLALVSEIIYGTPSRFQDPARFSFAHGGKDGHPFPVPTKVYDQTIDILKTSIEKARLGDSDKKEAIKNLSLITGIIEDSFDPDPKSFDEFLQKERDDSHLYGGRTVFGKAKPPKPNSQLDLF, encoded by the coding sequence ATGCCAAAACTATATTTTAACAACAGACGGTACGCGGACTTACCCCTGCACTATGGTAAAGTTCCTCTTTGGCTGGCGAACAGAATGAGTTTGCTGGGGGGAGCAATTATAGAATCAATTGTTCTGGAGTTTGGGAGATCCGCGGTGCTAAGCAGGTTGAGCGATCCATTTTGGTTTCAATCGTTTGGATGTGCTTTGGGAATGGACTGGCATTCATCCGGGATAACCACCTCTGTAATGGGCGCTTTAAAACGTTCCATCAATCCAAAATTCAAAGAGCTAGGAATATTTATAGCCGGTGGCAAGGGAAAACATTCAAAGGAAACTCCTTCAGAGCTTATCGCCCTATCAGAAAAGACAGGACTTAAAGGATTAGATCTGGTGAGTAACAGTAAGCTTACTGCTAAAGTTGACAACACAGCTATTCAGGACGGCTTTCAACTTTACCTGCACAATTTCATTGTTACTAAAGAAGGTGAATGGGCAGTCGTTCAGCAAGGCATGAATGGCCTCAATGGAATGGCCCGAAGATATCATTGGCATTCAGAAAAAGTAGTTTCATTCGTTGAGAATCCTCATACTTTCATATATGGAAAAAATCAGGGAGAAATTCTGAACCTTGTCGATCTTAATGCAAACGCAGCTAAAGCTTCCATGCTGGAGATGACGAAAGAAAATCCAGGACTTATGCTGCCTGAAATTCAAAAAATTGTAATGCCATCTCATCACGATGTCAGAGCAGAAGACGTCAATCTAAAACGATTAGGTGCCGTTCTCGTTCTGGCACATGACAGAGAAATAAAAGATTTTGAGTCATTGTTGCTATTGGAAGGCGTTGGACCAAGAACGATCCAATCGTTGGCTTTGGTCAGTGAAATCATTTACGGAACACCTTCGAGATTCCAGGATCCGGCCCGGTTCTCTTTCGCACATGGAGGGAAAGATGGGCATCCTTTTCCGGTTCCCACCAAAGTGTACGACCAGACGATTGACATCCTCAAAACTTCCATTGAAAAAGCCAGGCTCGGAGACAGTGATAAAAAAGAAGCTATAAAAAATCTCTCCCTGATAACAGGCATAATAGAAGATAGCTTTGACCCAGATCCGAAGTCATTTGATGAATTCTTGCAAAAGGAAAGGGACGATTCACATCTCTATGGAGGACGGACCGTATTTGGTAAAGCGAAACCTCCTAAACCCAACTCTCAATTAGATCTATTCTAG